From Curtobacterium sp. SGAir0471, the proteins below share one genomic window:
- a CDS encoding glycerol-3-phosphate dehydrogenase/oxidase, which translates to MAKPASSTTQTSTDATTAGAESTVEGARSAAAPSASVGFDPSAKLGPDERAAAIEALRTKELDVLVVGGGIVGGGSALDAVTRGLSVGIVEARDWGSGTSSRSSKLVHGGIRYLEQLNFALVREALIERGLLLQRIAPHLVKPVRFLYPLNHRVWERFYIGIGMAMYDVFSWSGGRPPGVPHHRHLSRKQVLKNMPGLKKDAFIGGMTYYDAQVDDARYVASLVRTAASYGAHAASRVRIEGFIKVGERVVGAHAHDIQTGERFDIRAKQVVNATGVWTDDTQAMVGTRGQFKVRASKGVHLVIPRDRFQSNTGMILRTEKSVLFVIPWGRHWLVGTTDTDWNLDKAHPAATAADIDYILEHVNKVLAVPLTREDVEGVYAGLRPLLAGESDQTSQLSREHVVAHTAPGLVVVAGGKWTTYRVMGKDAIDEAVAAMDGKIPESTTEDIPLVGAEGYPAAWNRRGRTARQFGVHKVRIEHLLNRYGTQATEVLQLVEQDPSLAEPLPQADDYIGAEVVYAASHEGALHLEDVLARRTRISIEAWDRGEEAAPVAAKLMAGVLGWDQETTEHEVSNYLKRVAAERESQLQPDDESADRVRLEAPDIAFGFDEDDVVVGGGRSSGAEGAKATDEQVEGEKTSEPR; encoded by the coding sequence ATGGCCAAGCCAGCCAGCAGCACCACGCAGACCAGCACGGACGCGACGACAGCAGGTGCCGAGAGCACCGTCGAGGGCGCCCGCAGCGCCGCGGCACCGAGCGCGAGCGTCGGCTTCGACCCGTCCGCGAAGCTCGGGCCGGACGAGCGTGCCGCTGCGATCGAGGCGCTGAGGACGAAGGAGCTCGACGTCCTGGTCGTCGGCGGCGGCATCGTCGGGGGCGGCAGTGCGCTCGACGCGGTCACCCGCGGCCTGAGCGTCGGCATCGTCGAGGCCCGCGACTGGGGTTCGGGCACGTCGAGTCGCTCCTCGAAGCTCGTGCACGGCGGCATCCGGTACCTCGAGCAGCTGAACTTCGCGCTCGTCCGAGAGGCCCTCATCGAACGCGGCCTGCTGCTGCAGCGCATCGCCCCGCACCTGGTGAAGCCCGTGCGCTTCCTCTACCCGCTCAACCACCGCGTGTGGGAGCGCTTCTACATCGGCATCGGCATGGCGATGTACGACGTCTTCAGCTGGTCGGGTGGACGTCCGCCCGGGGTCCCGCACCACCGGCACCTCAGCCGCAAGCAGGTGCTGAAGAACATGCCGGGCCTGAAGAAGGACGCCTTCATCGGCGGCATGACCTACTACGACGCCCAGGTCGACGACGCCCGCTACGTCGCGTCGCTCGTGCGCACCGCCGCGTCGTACGGCGCCCACGCCGCGAGCCGGGTCCGGATCGAGGGCTTCATCAAGGTCGGGGAGCGGGTCGTCGGGGCGCACGCGCACGACATCCAGACCGGCGAGCGGTTCGACATCCGGGCGAAGCAGGTCGTGAACGCGACCGGTGTCTGGACGGACGACACCCAGGCGATGGTCGGCACCCGCGGGCAGTTCAAGGTGCGGGCGTCGAAGGGCGTGCACCTGGTCATCCCGCGCGACCGCTTCCAGTCGAACACCGGCATGATCCTGCGCACCGAGAAGAGCGTGCTGTTCGTGATCCCGTGGGGCCGCCACTGGCTGGTCGGCACGACGGACACCGACTGGAACCTCGACAAGGCGCACCCGGCGGCGACCGCGGCGGACATCGACTACATCCTCGAGCACGTGAACAAGGTGCTCGCGGTACCGCTCACCCGTGAGGACGTCGAGGGCGTCTACGCCGGCCTCCGGCCGCTGCTCGCGGGGGAGTCGGACCAGACGTCGCAGCTCAGCCGCGAGCACGTCGTCGCACACACCGCGCCGGGCCTGGTGGTGGTCGCGGGCGGCAAGTGGACGACGTACCGCGTGATGGGCAAGGATGCCATCGACGAGGCGGTCGCCGCGATGGACGGCAAGATCCCGGAGTCGACGACCGAGGACATCCCGCTGGTCGGCGCCGAGGGGTACCCGGCCGCGTGGAACCGTCGCGGGCGGACCGCACGGCAGTTCGGCGTGCACAAGGTCCGGATCGAGCACCTGCTGAACCGGTACGGCACGCAGGCGACCGAGGTGCTGCAGCTCGTCGAGCAGGACCCGTCGCTCGCCGAGCCGCTGCCGCAGGCGGACGACTACATCGGCGCCGAGGTCGTGTACGCGGCCTCGCACGAGGGGGCCCTGCACCTGGAGGACGTCCTCGCCCGCCGCACCCGGATATCGATCGAGGCGTGGGACCGCGGCGAGGAGGCTGCCCCGGTCGCCGCCAAGCTCATGGCGGGTGTCCTCGGGTGGGACCAGGAGACGACCGAGCACGAGGTGTCGAACTACCTGAAGCGCGTCGCGGCCGAGCGCGAGTCGCAGCTGCAGCCCGACGACGAGTCGGCCGACCGGGTGCGGCTCGAGGCGCCGGACATCGCGTTCGGCTTCGACGAGGACGACGTCGTCGTCGGCGGCGGCCGCTCGAGCGGCGCCGAGGGCGCGAAGGCGACCGACGAGCAGGTCGAGGGCGAGAAGACGAGCGAACCGCGGTAG
- a CDS encoding SURF1 family cytochrome oxidase biogenesis protein, with protein sequence MWAVARRPRWIALLLLALVLAGVFAGLGKWQLERSIANGKPLPATTETRRSLDDVTEPGRAASENIAGQRVTVTGTFVAGDTTILTGRSGGGTYQAIGHLVDTETGASLPVVIGWSDERRQAEAGGERLTDGQELTVQGRYYPAESPDQDAYSKGEYSAVAPARFVNTWKAFDDRMYIGYVVADGTTAKAADLGTIADRAPTREVRFDWLNLFYAIEWVVFAGFAVFLWYRFVKDAWEREQEDAREAAQAAEPTPVRR encoded by the coding sequence ATGTGGGCCGTAGCCCGACGACCGAGGTGGATCGCACTGCTCCTGCTGGCGCTGGTGCTCGCGGGGGTCTTCGCCGGCCTCGGCAAGTGGCAGCTCGAACGGAGCATCGCGAACGGCAAGCCGCTGCCGGCGACGACCGAGACGCGGAGGTCGCTCGACGACGTCACCGAGCCCGGGCGCGCGGCGTCGGAGAACATCGCGGGGCAGCGCGTGACCGTCACCGGCACGTTCGTCGCCGGTGACACGACGATCCTGACCGGGCGCTCCGGCGGCGGCACCTACCAGGCGATCGGACACCTCGTCGACACCGAGACCGGCGCCAGCCTGCCGGTGGTGATCGGCTGGTCGGACGAGCGGCGTCAGGCCGAGGCCGGGGGCGAGCGGCTGACCGACGGCCAGGAGCTCACGGTGCAGGGCCGCTACTACCCGGCGGAGTCCCCAGACCAGGACGCCTACAGCAAGGGCGAGTACTCCGCCGTGGCGCCGGCCCGGTTCGTGAACACCTGGAAGGCCTTCGACGACCGGATGTACATCGGGTACGTCGTCGCCGACGGCACCACCGCGAAGGCCGCCGACCTCGGCACCATCGCCGACCGCGCCCCGACGCGCGAGGTCCGCTTCGACTGGCTCAACCTCTTCTACGCGATCGAGTGGGTCGTGTTCGCCGGGTTCGCCGTGTTCCTCTGGTACCGGTTCGTGAAGGACGCCTGGGAGCGCGAGCAGGAGGACGCCCGCGAGGCCGCTCAGGCAGCCGAGCCCACCCCGGTGCGACGGTAG
- a CDS encoding DUF3817 domain-containing protein has protein sequence MALTVRTRDIPKIPGAVRWYRISAYITGVLLLALVIEVVIKYTPLQLEMQLGNGPFFVPNGTAGEAPGTFNLSIAILIAHGWLYVLYLFTDFRLWSIMRWRPSRFLLIALGGIIPFMSFVVEHRMQQKAMDTYHELTAAQQREKEAAR, from the coding sequence ATGGCCCTGACCGTCCGCACGCGTGACATCCCGAAGATCCCGGGCGCGGTGAGGTGGTACCGCATCTCCGCGTACATCACCGGCGTGCTGCTGCTCGCCCTCGTCATCGAGGTCGTCATCAAGTACACGCCGCTGCAGCTCGAGATGCAGCTCGGCAACGGCCCGTTCTTCGTGCCGAACGGCACCGCGGGTGAAGCGCCTGGCACGTTCAACCTGTCGATCGCGATCCTCATCGCGCACGGCTGGCTGTACGTGCTGTACCTGTTCACGGACTTCCGCCTGTGGAGCATCATGCGCTGGAGGCCGTCGCGCTTCCTGCTCATCGCCCTCGGCGGCATCATCCCGTTCATGTCCTTCGTGGTCGAGCACCGCATGCAGCAGAAGGCCATGGACACCTACCACGAGCTGACCGCTGCCCAGCAGCGTGAGAAGGAGGCCGCTCGGTGA
- a CDS encoding glycerophosphodiester phosphodiesterase family protein, whose translation MTRVIAHRGASGHRPEHSRSAYELAVELGADAIEPDLVPTKDGVLVLRHENEVSGTTDVADHPEFAHLRTTKTVDGQTVTGWFTEDFTWEELRTLRVRERLPQLRPASAAHDGEDGVLRLEDLLGILDAAPRPVGLVAEVKHAHFFEQAGFPMAQLLDDALGDAGWRGDDRLTIESFEKTVLRQLGSLGTGGRLVYLQEARGSAADEVAAHGSAAPSWASERTDAALAGFAAEFHGISVDLKTLMAGADSVAVDDPRPVRSVIVERAHAAGLAVYTWTLRPENRFLPAPLRRGGDVAAHGDWERWFTSVLRTGVDGVFADHPDLAVRARSLVGGGATV comes from the coding sequence ATGACCCGTGTGATCGCCCACCGAGGAGCCTCCGGCCACCGACCGGAACACTCCCGGAGCGCCTACGAACTGGCCGTGGAGCTCGGTGCCGATGCGATCGAGCCCGACCTCGTGCCGACGAAGGACGGCGTGCTCGTGCTCCGCCACGAGAACGAGGTGTCCGGCACGACCGACGTCGCCGACCACCCCGAGTTCGCGCACCTGCGGACGACGAAGACCGTCGACGGGCAGACCGTGACGGGCTGGTTCACCGAGGACTTCACGTGGGAGGAGCTCCGGACGCTCCGGGTGCGCGAGCGGCTGCCGCAGCTCCGTCCGGCCTCGGCGGCGCACGACGGCGAGGACGGGGTGCTGCGCCTCGAGGACCTGCTCGGCATCCTCGACGCGGCCCCGCGCCCGGTCGGGCTCGTCGCCGAGGTCAAGCACGCCCACTTCTTCGAGCAGGCAGGGTTCCCGATGGCGCAGCTGCTCGACGACGCGCTCGGCGACGCCGGGTGGCGCGGCGACGACCGGCTGACGATCGAGTCGTTCGAGAAGACGGTGCTCCGCCAGCTCGGCTCGCTCGGCACGGGCGGTCGGCTCGTGTACCTCCAGGAGGCCCGTGGCAGCGCCGCGGACGAGGTCGCCGCCCACGGGTCGGCGGCCCCCTCGTGGGCGTCCGAGCGCACGGACGCCGCGTTGGCCGGGTTCGCCGCCGAGTTCCACGGGATCAGCGTCGACCTGAAGACCCTGATGGCCGGGGCGGACAGCGTCGCCGTCGACGACCCGCGGCCGGTCCGCAGCGTCATCGTCGAGCGGGCGCACGCCGCAGGTCTCGCCGTCTACACGTGGACGCTCCGGCCGGAGAACCGGTTCCTGCCGGCACCGCTGCGACGCGGGGGCGACGTGGCGGCGCACGGCGACTGGGAGCGGTGGTTCACCTCGGTGCTGCGGACCGGGGTGGACGGGGTGTTCGCGGACCACCCGGACCTGGCGGTGCGGGCGCGGTCACTCGTCGGAGGCGGCGCCACGGTCTGA
- the guaA gene encoding glutamine-hydrolyzing GMP synthase, producing MSETEQRPVLVVDFGAQYAQLIARRVREANVYSEIVPHSITADEVREKDPAAIVLSGGPSSVYEDGAPSLDGEILDLGVPVLGICYGFQAMAKSLGGEVAHTGLREYGATDVTVSGTDSVLLGDQPASQVTWMSHGDSVAKAPEGFEVLASSASTPVAAFASDERKLYGVQWHPEVKHSAYGQAVLENFLHRAAGLPGDWNSANVIEEQVARIKEQVGSARVIAGLSGGVDSAVAAALVHEAVGDQLTCVFVDHGLLRADERKQVEEDYVASTGVRLVTVDAEQQFLDALAGVSDPEQKRKIIGREFIRTFEAAAEALVLEARADAAASDSDSGEVKFLVQGTLYPDVVESGGGSGTANIKSHHNVGGLPEDMTFELVEPLRTLFKDEVRAVGRELGLPEVIVGRQPFPGPGLGIRIVGEVTKDRLELLRAADKIAREELTAAGLDEEIWQCPVVLLADVRSVGVQGDGRTYGHPIVLRPVSSEDAMTADWTRLPYDTLAKISNRITNEVRDVNRVVLDVTSKPPGTIEWE from the coding sequence GTGAGCGAGACCGAACAGCGCCCCGTCCTGGTCGTCGACTTCGGCGCCCAGTACGCCCAGCTGATCGCACGGCGCGTGCGTGAGGCGAACGTCTACAGCGAGATCGTCCCGCACTCGATCACGGCGGACGAGGTCCGCGAGAAGGACCCGGCGGCCATCGTGCTCTCCGGCGGCCCCTCGTCCGTGTACGAGGACGGCGCTCCGTCGCTCGACGGCGAGATCCTCGACCTCGGGGTCCCCGTGCTCGGCATCTGCTACGGCTTCCAGGCCATGGCGAAGTCGCTCGGCGGCGAGGTCGCGCACACCGGGCTCCGCGAGTACGGCGCCACGGACGTGACCGTCTCGGGCACCGACAGCGTGCTGCTCGGCGACCAGCCGGCGTCCCAGGTCACCTGGATGTCGCACGGCGACTCGGTGGCGAAGGCCCCGGAGGGCTTCGAGGTCCTGGCGTCCAGCGCGTCGACCCCGGTCGCCGCGTTCGCCTCCGACGAGCGCAAGCTCTACGGCGTGCAGTGGCACCCCGAGGTCAAGCACTCCGCGTACGGTCAGGCCGTGCTCGAGAACTTCCTGCACCGCGCCGCTGGTCTCCCCGGTGACTGGAACTCCGCGAACGTCATCGAGGAGCAGGTCGCCCGCATCAAGGAGCAGGTCGGCTCGGCACGGGTCATCGCCGGGCTCTCCGGCGGGGTCGACTCCGCCGTCGCCGCTGCCCTGGTGCACGAGGCCGTCGGCGACCAGCTCACGTGCGTCTTCGTCGACCACGGGCTCCTGCGTGCCGACGAGCGCAAGCAGGTGGAAGAGGACTACGTCGCCTCCACCGGCGTCCGCCTGGTGACGGTCGACGCCGAGCAGCAGTTCCTCGACGCCCTCGCCGGGGTCAGCGACCCGGAGCAGAAGCGCAAGATCATCGGGCGCGAGTTCATCCGCACGTTCGAGGCGGCTGCCGAGGCCCTCGTGCTCGAGGCCCGTGCGGACGCGGCGGCGTCGGACTCCGACAGCGGTGAGGTCAAGTTCCTCGTCCAGGGCACGCTCTACCCCGACGTGGTCGAGTCCGGCGGCGGTTCCGGTACGGCGAACATCAAGTCGCACCACAACGTGGGCGGTCTGCCCGAGGACATGACGTTCGAGCTCGTCGAGCCGCTGCGGACCCTGTTCAAGGACGAGGTCCGTGCGGTCGGTCGCGAGCTCGGGCTGCCCGAGGTCATCGTCGGTCGGCAGCCGTTCCCCGGCCCCGGGCTCGGCATCCGCATCGTCGGCGAGGTCACGAAGGACCGCCTCGAGCTGCTCCGTGCCGCTGACAAGATCGCGCGCGAGGAACTCACCGCAGCCGGCCTCGACGAGGAGATCTGGCAGTGCCCGGTCGTCCTGCTCGCCGACGTCCGCTCCGTGGGCGTCCAGGGAGACGGCCGGACCTACGGGCACCCGATCGTGCTCCGTCCGGTCTCGTCGGAGGACGCCATGACCGCCGACTGGACGCGTCTGCCGTACGACACCCTGGCGAAGATCTCGAACCGCATCACGAACGAGGTCCGCGACGTGAACCGCGTCGTGCTCGACGTCACGTCGAAGCCGCCGGGGACGATCGAGTGGGAGTAG
- a CDS encoding cation:proton antiporter: MHLGGELLTIGGLFIIAYVLGRLGKTIGLPAIPIYMVVGLIASPHTPWIGLNVESHTIELIATFGLILLLFNLGLEFDQEEFYGNAGKLLVSGGTYVAINMGIGFAFGFSLGWGTREALIIAGMTATSSSAIVTKLLIELRRLANDETPMILGVTVIEDVFIAIYLAIVSVVLSGDTNLWAVVGKLALAFGFLVVMFTLARFAGKWVSKIFATRDDELFTVLFFGLAVMFGGIGDLLGVTDAIGAFVIGLLCGATRYRDRIEQLALPMRDVFAAFFFVNFGLGLDLSTFGEVLWPVLGAIGMTVVLNAVAGQIVARMNGFDVQQGINTAVILVNRGEFALILATLSAAAGLEARITAFAGLYVLVMAVLGPLLAVNSDRIGRLVVRPARVARLRQRLRARLGRGGAAAAGGGVPAGPALDEAVDTAAEAAVADQDAAAAARRAERDRQFAEEFALVEAAGREERENGSPEPATSEPVTSPVDIPAERPKRPVRQRDAEY, translated from the coding sequence ATGCACCTGGGTGGTGAGCTGCTGACCATCGGCGGCCTGTTCATCATCGCCTACGTCCTCGGACGCCTGGGCAAGACCATCGGCCTGCCCGCCATCCCCATCTACATGGTGGTCGGGCTCATCGCGAGCCCGCACACCCCGTGGATCGGCCTGAACGTCGAGTCGCACACGATCGAGTTGATCGCGACCTTCGGTCTCATCCTGCTGCTCTTCAACCTCGGGTTGGAGTTCGACCAGGAGGAGTTCTACGGCAACGCCGGGAAGCTCCTGGTCTCCGGTGGTACCTACGTCGCGATCAACATGGGGATCGGCTTCGCGTTCGGGTTCTCGCTCGGCTGGGGGACCCGCGAGGCCCTGATCATCGCGGGCATGACGGCGACGTCGTCGAGCGCGATCGTGACGAAGCTGCTCATCGAGCTGCGACGCCTGGCGAACGACGAGACCCCGATGATCCTCGGCGTCACCGTGATCGAGGACGTCTTCATCGCCATCTACCTGGCGATCGTCTCGGTCGTGCTGTCCGGCGACACGAACCTGTGGGCCGTGGTCGGCAAGCTCGCCCTCGCCTTCGGGTTCCTCGTCGTGATGTTCACCCTCGCCCGGTTCGCCGGCAAGTGGGTGTCGAAGATCTTCGCGACCCGTGACGACGAGCTGTTCACCGTGCTGTTCTTCGGCCTCGCGGTGATGTTCGGTGGCATCGGCGACCTGCTCGGCGTGACCGACGCCATCGGGGCGTTCGTGATCGGCCTGCTCTGCGGTGCGACCCGCTACCGGGACCGCATCGAGCAGCTCGCCCTGCCGATGCGCGACGTCTTCGCCGCGTTCTTCTTCGTGAACTTCGGCCTCGGGCTCGACCTGTCGACCTTCGGCGAGGTGCTCTGGCCCGTCCTCGGCGCGATCGGCATGACGGTCGTGCTGAACGCCGTCGCCGGGCAGATCGTCGCCCGGATGAACGGCTTCGACGTCCAGCAGGGCATCAACACCGCGGTCATCCTGGTGAACCGTGGCGAGTTCGCGCTCATCCTCGCGACGCTGTCGGCTGCCGCCGGCCTGGAGGCGCGGATCACCGCCTTCGCGGGCCTCTACGTGCTCGTGATGGCCGTCCTGGGTCCGCTGCTCGCCGTGAACTCGGACCGGATCGGCCGCCTCGTGGTGCGTCCGGCCCGGGTGGCGCGGCTGCGCCAGCGCCTGCGTGCGCGGCTCGGTCGCGGCGGGGCCGCGGCTGCGGGTGGCGGCGTCCCGGCGGGGCCGGCCCTCGACGAGGCGGTCGACACCGCCGCCGAGGCCGCCGTGGCCGACCAGGACGCCGCGGCCGCCGCCCGTCGTGCCGAGCGCGACCGGCAGTTCGCCGAGGAGTTCGCCCTCGTGGAGGCTGCGGGCAGGGAAGAGCGCGAGAATGGGTCTCCGGAGCCGGCGACGAGCGAACCCGTGACGTCGCCGGTCGACATCCCTGCCGAGCGCCCGAAGCGCCCGGTCCGCCAGCGCGATGCGGAGTACTGA
- a CDS encoding cation:proton antiporter regulatory subunit: MVDVHRVKLPGVGVLHSFYTDDGGKCGVITHRSGHSDLISFADVSDGADKSEKVSLRLSEDEAHTLAELLGGTRITEGLDKLDEIPGLSIDWFSVDYEDAIAGKPLGDLHDSGFIGLTVVAVVRGDSANPAPSPDFVVFPGDTIVVAGAPEKVAKAFSFYRSGQLAAAAAEAPPGS; encoded by the coding sequence ATGGTCGACGTCCATCGCGTCAAACTCCCCGGAGTCGGCGTGCTGCACAGCTTCTACACCGACGACGGTGGCAAGTGCGGTGTCATCACGCACCGGTCGGGGCACTCCGACCTCATCTCGTTCGCCGACGTCTCCGACGGCGCGGACAAGTCCGAGAAGGTCTCGCTCCGCCTGAGCGAGGACGAGGCGCACACCCTCGCCGAACTGCTCGGCGGGACCCGGATCACCGAGGGCCTCGACAAGCTCGACGAGATCCCCGGCCTGTCGATCGACTGGTTCAGCGTCGACTACGAGGACGCCATCGCCGGCAAGCCCCTCGGCGACCTGCACGACTCGGGCTTCATCGGCCTGACCGTCGTCGCGGTCGTCCGCGGCGACAGCGCGAACCCCGCGCCCTCGCCCGACTTCGTCGTGTTCCCCGGTGACACCATCGTCGTTGCCGGCGCACCCGAGAAGGTCGCCAAGGCGTTCTCCTTCTACCGCAGCGGTCAGCTCGCGGCCGCGGCCGCCGAGGCGCCGCCCGGGAGCTAG
- a CDS encoding DUF817 domain-containing protein has product MTVRHLSTAVEARIDRAARRLLDAGHQPHRPVRLAVTEFLVFGAKQAWACTFGALLLATMVVVHLTVPPAARNDVLTVSAAAVQVGMLVFGLETVRELRVVLVFHVVGTVMEVFKTHVGSWQYGDDGWLVLAGVPLFSGFMYGAVGSYMVRVVRLFDLRFDRWPRQWLLVVVATGIYANFFGHHFVRDARYVLLALVVALFARTTMHVRVHRATVRMPVLVAMVLVALFIWAAEDIATWAGAWTYPDQTNGWQPVTPTKVVAWLLLMVISVALVAWLYPQVRSAPGVAVRGRTAPSGLEARPTIAPSAPVRRSAGSRRPRGSHADRDRRLPVSGPPDPLPLAANPQPSATERP; this is encoded by the coding sequence GTGACCGTCCGACACCTGTCCACCGCCGTCGAGGCGCGCATCGACCGCGCCGCCCGCCGACTCCTCGACGCCGGGCACCAACCGCACCGCCCGGTCCGCCTCGCCGTGACCGAGTTCCTGGTGTTCGGTGCGAAGCAGGCATGGGCGTGCACGTTCGGCGCGCTGCTGCTCGCGACCATGGTCGTGGTGCACCTGACCGTGCCGCCTGCTGCCCGGAACGACGTGCTCACGGTGTCCGCCGCAGCGGTCCAGGTCGGCATGCTCGTGTTCGGGCTCGAGACCGTGCGGGAACTCCGCGTGGTGCTGGTCTTCCACGTGGTCGGCACCGTGATGGAGGTCTTCAAGACCCACGTCGGCTCGTGGCAGTACGGCGACGACGGATGGCTCGTGCTGGCCGGCGTCCCGCTCTTCTCGGGGTTCATGTACGGTGCCGTCGGCTCGTACATGGTCCGGGTCGTGCGGCTCTTCGACCTGCGCTTCGACCGCTGGCCGCGGCAGTGGCTCCTGGTCGTCGTCGCCACCGGCATCTACGCCAACTTCTTCGGCCACCACTTCGTCCGGGACGCCCGGTACGTGCTGCTCGCGCTGGTCGTGGCGCTCTTCGCGCGGACGACCATGCACGTCCGGGTGCACCGCGCGACGGTGCGGATGCCGGTCCTGGTCGCGATGGTCCTGGTCGCGCTGTTCATCTGGGCGGCGGAGGACATCGCGACCTGGGCCGGAGCCTGGACCTACCCGGACCAGACGAACGGCTGGCAACCGGTGACCCCGACCAAGGTCGTCGCCTGGCTGCTGCTGATGGTGATCTCGGTCGCGCTGGTCGCATGGCTGTACCCACAGGTCCGGTCCGCCCCCGGGGTCGCGGTCCGCGGACGCACGGCACCGTCCGGCCTGGAGGCGCGCCCCACCATCGCCCCGTCCGCACCCGTCCGGCGGTCGGCTGGCTCACGACGACCTCGGGGCAGCCACGCAGACCGCGACCGTAGGCTCCCGGTGTCGGGTCCACCGGACCCGCTTCCGCTCGCCGCGAATCCTCAGCCTTCCGCGACGGAGCGCCCCTAG
- a CDS encoding Bax inhibitor-1/YccA family protein codes for MAFKPGFDQSPAFNDQGRNAWGAGAGQQQAGWGRTPQQGQYPQQGGMTPEQLQYMYDRPTASPVDTDRMSYEDTIVKTLLAFGVLLVGAVAGWNLPPIVWIVGAIVGFVLALVNTFKKKPSPGLVLAYAFFEGLFVGGISGLYNGMWDGIVTQAVFGTLGVFAVTLLLFSSGKVRATPKATRFFLIAMVGYLVFSLVNLVLMWTGVTNTAFGLRGVEIFGIPLGVLIGIFVVLMAAYSLVLDFDQIKTGVQRGAPRIYAWTAAFGLIVTLVWLYIEILRILAILASNRE; via the coding sequence ATGGCCTTCAAGCCCGGTTTCGACCAGTCCCCCGCCTTCAACGACCAGGGCCGGAACGCCTGGGGCGCCGGCGCTGGTCAGCAGCAGGCGGGCTGGGGACGCACCCCACAGCAGGGGCAGTACCCGCAGCAGGGCGGCATGACGCCCGAGCAGCTGCAGTACATGTACGACCGCCCGACGGCGAGCCCGGTCGACACCGACCGCATGTCGTACGAGGACACCATCGTCAAGACGCTCCTCGCGTTCGGCGTGCTCCTCGTCGGTGCCGTCGCCGGCTGGAACCTGCCGCCGATCGTCTGGATCGTCGGCGCGATCGTCGGCTTCGTGCTGGCGCTCGTCAACACCTTCAAGAAGAAGCCATCGCCGGGGCTCGTCCTGGCGTACGCGTTCTTCGAGGGCCTGTTCGTCGGCGGTATCTCGGGGCTGTACAACGGGATGTGGGACGGCATCGTCACCCAGGCGGTGTTCGGCACGCTCGGCGTCTTCGCCGTGACGCTGCTGCTGTTCTCGTCGGGCAAGGTCCGCGCGACGCCGAAGGCGACCCGGTTCTTCCTCATCGCGATGGTCGGGTACCTGGTCTTCTCGCTCGTGAACCTCGTCCTGATGTGGACCGGCGTGACGAACACGGCGTTCGGCCTGCGAGGCGTCGAGATCTTCGGGATCCCCCTGGGCGTCCTGATCGGCATCTTCGTCGTGCTCATGGCGGCGTACTCGCTCGTGCTCGACTTCGACCAGATCAAGACCGGCGTCCAGCGCGGTGCTCCTCGCATCTACGCCTGGACCGCGGCGTTCGGTCTCATCGTCACCCTCGTGTGGCTGTACATCGAGATCCTGCGCATCCTCGCGATCCTGGCGAGCAACCGCGAGTAG